In Sesamum indicum cultivar Zhongzhi No. 13 linkage group LG1, S_indicum_v1.0, whole genome shotgun sequence, the sequence gataaaattaaaatagggTTGGTGGATGAATGATGttgatgaaataatttgaagtaTTTACTATGTGTTAGGATAAACACATTGACAATCCCCAAGATTAGGCTAAAAGTATACAAATACTTCATGTCTTTTGcaaattactataaaatacGCCCCATGATGTTATAGTTGTAATTGCAGCTACATCCCTATTTAAAGACAAAGCTTGCACAAGCACccttaaaaagattatatttcaGGAggtgtaactgtaattttgtaaaatataggGAGTAGTTGTGTATTTTAGTCTAATCTCAGGAGGTGTTAATGTAACTCATCCGAAATGTTAATGTAGTAAACAATGAAGTACCATTGTTTATTCTGAACTAGCTAGGCGTTGAGTTGAAATTTCTCATTAGCCTGTTCATATGTTCATCAATTTACTCTATTTAACTCTTTAAACACATTATGATGAGAAGATCAAAGCGAAAATCTACCGGCACAAAATAAACAACCAGAGATTAAAAGGAATGGAGATGAAGATTCAGGAAAACATCCGATCCAGTAATATTACAATAGCCATGGCAAATCTTGATTCAATTCCAGGCTTAACTATTAAATCAAACACTTCTAGTCCAAAAGACACGCCTCCTGGTAAGGCCTCTTTCTTCTTGATCTCAGCCACAACCCTTTTCGTCGTGTCCAAAATCTTGCACGATCGATGCACGTACGACCCTTCTATCGTGTAGGTGTGTCCCCTTTCGGACAACATCCCACCAGAAACATATGCAAGAACACTAGGTTTTCTTCTCATGATGCTTGTGTTCTTCCTCACACAAAACATAGGTTTCTTTGATGATGAGTTGATGTTGTTGTTGCCCATTTCTCCTTCATAGACTTGCCAGTGGTTGTCTACTAGCCCCAGCTTCTGCGTATCACAACCAAAAACCAAATCAAAGTTATAAATTGTAAGAAATGAGcataattatgagaaaattactTTCTGTCTCTAAATCCGTCtcttttttgtcaaaatcaGAAACTACGTCTctaatttttcatcttttataCGCTGTTTTCTTACAATGCTGAGATTCCAAATGAAACAAGACCCTAACATCTATGTCTTAAGGTGttcctctctctctgtctctctttCTGTACATACCTTGCGACGACAGATAGTGAAAATGGGATTTCCTGAGCCATCCATGAGCAGGGTTTGATCGGGGCGGCCGGTGTAATTATCTACTCTATAGACTAAGCTGCCATCAGGGCCAATCACAGTGAAGCCCTTACAGCTGAAAACAAGTGATTTTGTCCAAACTGTGAGGGAAACACATGCTTCTTCATCACCCCTACTGTACTTGTTGTACTGAACTCCTTCTTCCTCATGACAATGGTGGACTGTTCTTGATGTAGATTTCAAGAAGAGA encodes:
- the LOC105158987 gene encoding protein LURP-one-related 8 is translated as MLLFLKSTSRTVHHCHEEEGVQYNKYSRGDEEACVSLTVWTKSLVFSCKGFTVIGPDGSLVYRVDNYTGRPDQTLLMDGSGNPIFTICRRKKLGLVDNHWQVYEGEMGNNNINSSSKKPMFCVRKNTSIMRRKPSVLAYVSGGMLSERGHTYTIEGSYVHRSCKILDTTKRVVAEIKKKEALPGGVSFGLEVFDLIVKPGIESRFAMAIVILLDRMFS